The genomic segment TCATGTGAATTAATTGTTAAAGCTTTAAAGAACTATAATTTCGTTTAAGGAATTGAAACAGGATAATATGCTTTCACTCGTTGCTTCGGGAGAGCTTTAAAGAACTATAATTTCGTTTAAGGAATTGAAGCTAATATGATTAATTAAATGATAGAGGTGGTTTGAGATTTTAACTATAAAGTGTGCTAAATGCAAATCCAAGACAATGAATTTAGGAGGCTAAAAATGGCCCATCGAACTTCCCGCTCAGGATATGAAAACTTAGTCGAACGGCTGAATGAGTTTCCTCAGGGAGCGCCTCCATCTGACACTCTTTATAAGATATTGGAGATGTTATTTACTGAACGCGAGGCAGAATTAGTATCCTTACTGTCGCCATAAGATGGAACATAAAGGTCAGGCCTGTGATGCTCCTATGGAGATTTGTATGACCTTTAATACTGCCGCTCAATCTTTAATTAAGCATGATTATGCGCGGGAGATAAGTACCGGTGAATGTCTAGAACTTCTAGAAGAGGCTAAAGAGCATAATTTAGTTCAATTTGGGGAAAATGTACAGTAGGAGGTAGGGTTTATCTGCAATTGCTGTAGCTGCTATTGTGAAGCAATGATTGCTGCGCAGAAGTTTGGCATGATGGATCCGGTCCATACTACCAAATTTAATTTTTGATAATCAGGCATTGATTAGTCATCGGGCTATGACTGCAATTTTAGGAGCAATTTTAAAGCTGCCCCCTCTAAAACAGATCTTAGCCAATAAGCAGATTAAATCGAAGTATTTAGGTAGACTGATTGATAAGCTGAATTAGTATTAAAATACAGAATTCCGCTTCTATATAGAAGCGGGATAAAAATATGTAAACATGCATATTCTTAGTAACAAGATGCTATAAATTACATTATTAAGTTACTTGCAAAAAATAATTCTAACTATTTTAGTGCATGTTTCGATAATGTCTTTTGAACCTCAAGAATGTCACTACTTTTTTTACTGAATTCTTTTATGACAGGCTGCTGGAGGCTGGCAATCCAAATCTTTAATTCTGAGTCCCTATCAAAAGATCTAGCAGTTTCTATACTGAAATGTCTGATACTGCTGTAGGGAATTGAGTGAAGCTCTTTTTTGGCTCCTGTTAACCCCTGTTTATCTACAAGTATAAGACGTTTATTCGTAAATACAAAATAATCCCTTATTAACTGATATCCTTGTTCAATTTCTTCTCCTTTAATTAATATTTCTGCTAACTCTTTTTCTAATTTTTCCATATCCATTTCTGATGCATTTCCCATAAGTCCGCTAAATAATCCCATCTAGATACCTCCTTAGAAATTTAATCAATAATTCAAGTTGTTTGATTATTATATTCAAATAGCAATTCACCTATTAATAAAATGAGAATAATTTAATTATAAAAAAGAGTAAAAATTCAGTCAATATAGGTTCCGGCCCAGTCTAAAAAATCATAAACTATATATAACTTAGAAAAAGGATTAGTTTGAGAAGCTATACAGGAGGTGGAAAAATGAAATGGATTATTGGATTTTTAGCTGTGCTTGGGATTAGCGTTTGGGCATTTGTAAGTTTTCTAAAAAGCAATTTAAAAGAGAAGAAAGAAGTAGAAGTCATATCTGACAATCAAACTGATCAGTCTGACGATAATATGGAAGTAGTTCGAGAGAAGATGATGAATGGTATAGAAGAGGATAAGTGAACCTTCAATATTTACTTGTAAGAAACGATTAAGTAATTCACAAGGTAATTAGATAAATAAAGAAGGGAATAGTCACTAGGGAGAATAGAGTTGTCACAAAGACTCCTTCGGATGCTAGGGTATAATCTGCTCCAAACTTTTCAGCAAAGACAACTGTAGTAGCAGCTGAAGGCATAGCAAAGAGGATAACAACTATATTATTAATCTTTGTTGGTATTGTAAACGGCTGTAGGAGTAAAAAGATTATTAACGGAATAATTATTAATTTGAGTCCGCTAATTAAGTAAAGATACTTATTATATAGAATAGTTTTAAAGTCTATATTGGTTAAAGAACTGCCGATAACGATCATCGATAAGGGGAAAGTCATGTTACCTAACCGATCCAAAGCGCCAGTAAGTGGATTAGGTAATTGGTAGCCGGTTAATAGAAAGCCGAATCCAATTATAATGGCAATGAGTCCATTATTTAGTAATTTTTCAAACTGTATTTTATTATCTCCATCCTCTTTTTTAGTAAATAAATAGATTCCATAAGTCCAGGCTAGAACATTAAAAAAGATATTGCCTATGATAGCATACAGCATTCCGTATTCAGGATAGATAGCATCGATTACTGGATATCCCATATAGCCTACATTACCAAAGATAGTTGCAAATTTAAAGACAGACTTTTGGTTCTGGGAAAATGGTAAGTAGTGGCTTAATAGTGAAATCATCCCAATGATAAATAGATATAATCCGCCCCACACCCAGAAACTAATCTGTAGGTTGTTGACTAAACGAGGGTTTATTTCAATGATCATCGAAGAGATGATTAAGGCTGGAAGAGTAACTTCCATAAGTAGATCAGTTAAGCCGTCACTGACTTCTTGATTGATAATCTCTTTTTTTCTTATGATATAGCCGATAAAAATAATGATAAATAATACTAATATCTGATTTATAATAATCGAAAACTGCATAACTTATTATTTCCTCCTATGTAAAATCTATAATTAATGATAATCATAATTATTCTAACATAAGAAAACGTTTGTTTCAAAATATCTTATTACTGGAAAGTAGGAAGTAAAAGCTATAGAATTCAAGTAAATATAATTTTAAAGCAGAAATAGTAAATCGATACATAAAAATAGTATATTTATTATAAAATAATGCCAAAAAGTATAAATAGTAGTTTATTATTTACTATTGTAATTTATGTGGTCCGAGGATATAATTGAAATAGCAAGTTAAAAAAATTGGGGGAATGGAGAATGGCGGAAAGTTTTGAAGTTACTTTCACTTATAAGCCGGTAATTTCGGTGGATAGTGTTAATCTAATCGGTGACTTCAACGATTGGGATCTTGATAGAACACCGATGGCTGACGAAAATGGTGATGGGACTTACGAGGTGACATTGGAATTAGAGGCCGGAGAGTATCAATATAAATTTGTAGTTGATGATGATAAATGGCAGAAACCTCCTGAGGCTGACTATTATGTAGATGATGGATTTGGTGAAAAAAATGGTGTGATTATAGTTGGGGATGAGGTACCGCTTCGAGTTTCGGTTAAAGGAAATGGTGTAATTGATTTTGAGACATTACGCCATAATAATAGTGATGTTAAGTTTGCTAATCCTCTGAGCAGGGATAGAATTTCAATTCGCTTCCAGACCAGAAGAAATGATGTTGAAGAGGTAACTTTATGTTATAATGATGGCCAAAAACAGAGAATTCAACTGGAGAACTTTGCGACTTATGAAGAGTTCGATTTCTATAAAGCAATTATTGATTTAGAGAATCCGTATTTTGAGTATTATTTTGAAGTTAAAGATGGAGATAAAATTATCTGGTATGATAAAGAAGGGATTAAAGAAGCAGATAACGGGAAGTTGACCGATTTAACTTCTTTCCAGTATAATTTATCCGAGGTAGATATCTTTAGGACTCCTGGCTGGGTTAAAGATGCTATCTTCTATCAAATCTTTCCTGATCGGTTTTATAACGGATGTAAAGAGAATGACCCGGAAAAAATTGAGGTATATAAAGATGAAGATACTCGGTGTGATGCTGTAATTCCTGACTGGGAAAAAGGGGTACCTCCTAATCCGCCAGTTTTAACTGAAGAGACAGAATTTTATGATAACAAGAATGAGATTCATCCCGAGGCCGGATATTATGTCTTTTACGGCGGTGATCTTCAGGGGGTAGAACAGAAGATTCCTTATCTTAAGCGGTTGGGGGTTAATGCTGTTTATCTCAATCCTATCTTTAAAGGAACTGCTAATCATAGATATAATACAGCCGGCTATGAATTAGTCGATGATACGCTGGCTATCAAAGGCGATCTTGAAGCCTCAGAAGAGTATGTAATTAAGTTGATAGAGAAGCTGCATCGGTATGGATTTAAGGTGATCTTTGATGCTGTCTTTAATCATACTGGCTATGAACACTGGGCTTTCCAGGATATTATAGAGCATGGTAAAGATTCTAAATATGTAGACTGGTATAATATTCACAGCTTTCCTATAGTACCGCTCTATAAGCAGAATAAAGAGAATCCACCGAATTATGACTGTTGGTGGGGATTTGGTCATCTACCGGAATTAAATGTTAAGAATCCTGAGGTTAGGGATTATATATTCCAGGTTACAGAAAAATGGATGGATCCTAAGGGTAATGGCGATCTTTCGGCCGGAATTGACGGCTGGAGGTTGGATGTTCCCAACGAGGTTAAAGAGGTAGTGCCTAATTTCTGGCAGGATTGGCGGGAATCTGTAATGGAGATTAATCCAGAGGCTTATATTGTAGGTGAGATCTGGGATAATGCATCTGATTATCTACAGGGAGATGAGTTTGACGGGGTAATGAATTACCGTTTCAGGGATGCAGCATTGAGATTTCTCGGCTTAAATGAGATAAAGGGTGATGAATTTGCAGCGGAATTGAGTAAAATGTATTTTCAGTATCCAGAACAGGCAAACTATTCAATGTTAAATTTAATTGATAGCCATGATACTAGCCGCTATTTAACTGTAATTGATGAGGATAAAGAGAGAATGAAGCTGACTGTGCTCTTTCAGATGACTTATCTGGGAGCGCCTATGGTCTATTATGGCGACGAGATAGGTATGAAAGGTGAAGATGGACCGGACTGTCGGCGAACTATGATCTGGAAGGATAGAGGTTATACTAAGCCGGATTATGATCTATTCAATCATTATCAGCGTTTAATTAAGATTCGGAAACAGCAGCCGGCACTGCGGCGGGGTAATATTCGCGGAATTGATATTGCTTATGATCAGGTTGATGGTTTTAAGAGGAGCTATGGAGACCAACAGCTACTGGTGCTGTTAAATGCTGGCAAAGAGATGATTGATTTAGAAGTAGAAGTTGATGCAGCTGATGGTAAGTATCGAGAACTCTATCAAAATAGAATAGTATCAGTTGATAATGGCCGACTGCATCTTAAACTCGAAGGAATAACAGGGGCTATAATTAAATTAAGTTAGAAAGGGGTAGAATAGTGGAGTTTAAAAGACAGAGCGGTATTTTATTACATCCCACTTCTCTGCCAGGGGATTATGGAATCGGTTCTTTAGGTGAAGAAGCTTATGAATTTATAGATTTTCTTGTTGCTGCAGACCAGAAGTTATGGCAGATACTTCCGTTAGGTCCAACCGGATATGGAGATTCTCCATACCAGTCCTTTTCAGCCTTTGCTGGTAATCCATTATTGATCAGTTTAGAGCGGCTTAAGGAAGATGGATTATTAGCAGCAGATGATTTGAAGACAGAGAAAGAATTTGCTCTGGATTATGTAGATTATGATCAGGTAACTGAGTTTAAGTATCCTCTATTTGAAAAGGCCTTCCAAACGTTTAAACGGGATGCTGCAAAGTCGATCGAGGATAAGTTTCAACGTTTCTGTTGTGAGAACAGCGACTGGTTGGATGATTATGCACTCTTTAAGACACTTAAAGAGTGCTTTGAGGGGCAGCCGTGGTATGAATGGGATGAAGATATCAAATTAAGAAGGTCGGAAGCTATAAACCATTACCAGGAAACTCTGCAGGATAGAATTAAGTTTCATAAATTTATTCAGTATATCTTCTTTAAACAGTGGAATAGATTAAAAGCCTATGCCAATGAAAATTATATTAAGATAGTTGGTGATATTCCTATCTTTGTAGCCTATGATAGTGCAGATGTCTGGGCTAATCCTGAACTCTTTTCTTTAGATGAAGATAAGAAGCCGATTAATGTAGCCGGAGTGCCCCCAGATTATTTCAGTGAAACAGGACAGTTATGGGGTAATCCATTATATGATTGGCAGAAATTAAAAGAGACCGATTATGACTGGTGGATAGATAGATTTGAGACAACCTTGGAATTAGTGGATATTGTTCGTTTAGACCATTTTAGAGGCTTTGCTGCCTACTGGGCAGTTCCTTATGGAGAAAAGACAGCTGTTAGAGGCAAATGGAAAGAAGGGCCGGGCAGAGACTTCTTTAGAAAGGTTAAAGATGAATTAAAGAAACTGCCTATTATTGCTGAAGATTTAGGTGTGATTACTGATGAAGTTGAGGAATTGAGGGATTACTTCAAGCTTCCCGGGATGAATGTTTTACAGTTTGGTTTCAACTCTCAGGATGATAACAACCATCTGCCCCATAATTATACTAAAAATTCAGTAGTTTATACCGGAACCCATGATAATAATACTGTTTTAGGCTGGTATAATAATGCTGATGATGAAGCTAGAGAATATGCAATAGAATATCTAAAAGCTAGTGAGGATAATATCTGCTGGGATTTTCTGCAGGCAGCCTGGGCTTCAGTATCCAAAATTGCTATTGCCCCTCTTCAGGATATTCTTTCGTTGAATAGCGAGGCTAGAATGAATACTCCAGGAACTACTAAGGGTAACTGGAAGTGGAGATATAGAAAAGAAATGTTGGATGTTAATTTAAGCAAGAAACTAAAGAGATTAACCGGAATATACCATAGATAAATCTACAAGTCTTCACTTTTTTACAGTAAAAAGAAGGATTTTTTTGTCAGATGTAGAAATATTCTAGATACAATGTAGTTTAATTAAGTGAATAAAGCAGATGGCTGGGTGCCTTTTGTATTTACAAAAGGATAATAGGGAATCAGGTCTAAGTCCTGAGCGGGTCCGCCACTGTAACTAGTTAGTTAGGCTTAAATTGCCACTTGGATAGATTGATATCTAGGGAAGGTAAAGTCTAATGTTTAGGCTAGAAGCCAGGAAACCTGCCCAGCTGTTATCCTACATAATCTTCGGAAGTAGAGATTTGTAGGAAGGTTAAGCAGTAATTGATTCCTTTATTCCTTCCTCAATCTTGGTTTTAAGATTGAGTTTTTTTATTTTAAAAATGATAGAATCAGGGAGGTAGTTTAATTTGGAAATTATTCAGAATCCAGAGGCAATTGAAGATAAGAGCATGAATATTATCGAAGAAGAAGTAGCCGACTTAGAATGCAGCGACCAGGAAAAGAAGATAGTCAAGCGGGTGATTCATGCTACGGCTGACTTTGATTTTAAGGACTTAATTATTATATCCGAGGATGCCGTTGAGGCAGGACTTCAGGCTTTAGAATCCGGTTCCAATATTGTAACTGATGTTAATATGCTGCGGGCCGGAATTAATGATCGGAAATTAGGTTCATTTGGTGGGGAGCTGAAGTGTTTTATTAGCAATGATGATGTGGCTAAAGAGGCTAAAGAGAAAGGAATTACTCGATCGATGATGTCTATGCGGCGAGCAGCAAAGAATCCTGATAATAAGATCTTTGCTATTGGGAATGCTCCTACGGCTCTTTTTGAGTTGATGAAGCTTATCAAAGCAGGCAAAGCTGATCCGGAATTGATTATAGGTACACCAGTCGGCTTTGTGGGAGCTAAAGAATCCAAAGCAGAATTGGAAAAGATGGATCTACCCTTCATTACAGTACGGGGACGTAAAGGAGGAAGCAGCGTAGCAGCTTCCATTACTAATGCTTTGTTGTATATGAAGTAATTGTTAGCCAATAGAGGTGAAGATAATGTTTGAATCCTATGTAAAACGGAATGGTGAGAAATTAAGGCGGGGCTATACTACTGGAACTGCTGCTGCTGGAGCAGCCAAAGCTGCAGCAGAAACTTTATATTCGGGACAGACTTTAGATGTGGTTAAGGTAGATACTCCTGCTGAGATAGTAGTTGATTTAGAGATAAGTGGGACTGAAATCAAAGAAGAAAGTGTTAGCTGTACAGTGCTTAAAGATGGCGGTGATGATGCCGATATTACTGATGGAACAGAGATAGTAGCCGAAGTAACTAAACTGGACAGCGGAATTGAGCTCAAGGGCGGAAAAGGGGTAGGAGAGGTTACAAAACCTGGGCTGGCTGTGGAAGTAGGTAAGCCGGCCATTAATCCAGTACCCCGGGAGATGATTATCGATTCAGTTAAAGAGGTTTTACCACCAGAAAGCGGGGCAAAGATTACCATCAAGGTGCCCGAAGGTGAGGAGTTAGCCGCTAATACACTGAATCCCCGGCTGGGAGTAGAAGGTGGAATTTCGATTTTAGGAACTACCGGTATCGTTGAGCCTATGTCCAAGAAGGCTTACCGTGAATCGCTGGTAGTTACTCTTGACCAGGCACTGGCTGAAGATAATTATGAGTTGGTTTTTATCTTTGGTAATTACGGCAAACAAATGGCACAAAGCATGGGAGTTTCTGATAATCAGTGGGTTAAGATGAGTAACTTTGTCGGCTATATGCTGGAGCGGGCAGCTGAAAGGGAGATTGAACGGATTATCCTGTTAGGCCATGTTGGTAAGTTGATTAAAGTAGGAGCCGGCATCTTTGATACTCACAGCAGTGTAGCCGATGCACGGCTGGAGATAGTAGCAGCCTATACTGCCAGCTTAGGTGGCAGTCAGCAGTTAATTCAAAAGATCTTGGCGGCCAATACTGCCGAAGAGACGATTCAGATTCTGCGTGAAGTTGAGTTAGCTGAAGATGTATTTAATTTATTGGCTAAGCGGGTGGTTGCTAGAGCTGCTGAAAAGGTAGAATATGAAATTGATTTTGGTGCTATTCTATTTTCAATGGACCAAGAGGTTGTAGGTAGTTATGGAGTAGAGTTAAAGAAAGGAGCGGAAGAATGGAGAATCAAATCTATGTGCTAGGTATCGGACCAGGCAGTAAGGAGTATATGCTGCCGGTTGTTGAACGGTTAGCATCAGAATCCGATGTCTTAATCGGCGGTAGACGGGCTTTAGAATTATTTTCCCAGTTAGATAAAGAAGAGTTAGTAATCAAGGCTGATCTGGAGCGGATTCTGAATTATATTCAGGATAATTATCAACAGAAACAGATAGCTGTATTGGTCTCCGGAGATCCAGGGCTGTATAGTATGCTGAACTATCTATCGAAACACTTCAGTAAGGATCAGTTGAAGGTTATTCCCGGTATCAGCTCGCTGCAGTTAGGCTTTGCTGAAGCAAAGTTAGTCTGGCAGGATGCTGAGATTACCAGTCTGCATGGCAGAGAGAGATCTGAACTGCTGGAGTTAGTTCAAAAGGAAGATAAAGTAGGCTTCTTTACTGATCATAAATTTCCTCCGGATGAGATTGCTCAGTATCTACTGGATAATGGAGTTCAAGATAGAAAGGCCTTTGTCGGCGAGCGCCTGTCTTATGAGGACGAACGAATTATTGATGGAGATTTAGAAGAAATAGCAGACTCTGATAACTTCGATATGTCAGTGATGGTGGTTTATAGTGAGTAAATGGAGGTTTCAAACACCAGGTATTCCGGATGATCTTTTCATTAGAGGAGATCTGCCGATGACTAAAGAAGAGGTTAGGGCGGTGACTATCTCTAAACTCCGTTTAAAACGGGATAGTGTTGTCTGGGATATTGGAGCGGGAACTGGTTCTTTAAGTATTGAAGCAGGATTGATTGCTGACCAGGGCAGTGTCTGGGCTGTCGAAAGAGAATCGGAAGGAATAGAATTGATCAACCAGAACTGTGAAGAGTTTGGAGTAGAAAATATTGAACCTATCAATGGCGAAGCTCCAGCGGCTTTAGCAGATCTGCCGGCTGCAGACCGAATTATTATCGGCGGCAGCGGTGGACAGCTAGAAGAGATACTAGCCATGGTTGATAAGAAGATGACAGCCGAGGGCAGAGTAGTTCTCAATGCTATTACTTTAGAGACGCTGTTGGCAGCTAAAGAGTCTTTGAGTA from the Acetohalobium arabaticum DSM 5501 genome contains:
- the malQ gene encoding 4-alpha-glucanotransferase, whose product is MEFKRQSGILLHPTSLPGDYGIGSLGEEAYEFIDFLVAADQKLWQILPLGPTGYGDSPYQSFSAFAGNPLLISLERLKEDGLLAADDLKTEKEFALDYVDYDQVTEFKYPLFEKAFQTFKRDAAKSIEDKFQRFCCENSDWLDDYALFKTLKECFEGQPWYEWDEDIKLRRSEAINHYQETLQDRIKFHKFIQYIFFKQWNRLKAYANENYIKIVGDIPIFVAYDSADVWANPELFSLDEDKKPINVAGVPPDYFSETGQLWGNPLYDWQKLKETDYDWWIDRFETTLELVDIVRLDHFRGFAAYWAVPYGEKTAVRGKWKEGPGRDFFRKVKDELKKLPIIAEDLGVITDEVEELRDYFKLPGMNVLQFGFNSQDDNNHLPHNYTKNSVVYTGTHDNNTVLGWYNNADDEAREYAIEYLKASEDNICWDFLQAAWASVSKIAIAPLQDILSLNSEARMNTPGTTKGNWKWRYRKEMLDVNLSKKLKRLTGIYHR
- the cbiE gene encoding precorrin-6y C5,15-methyltransferase (decarboxylating) subunit CbiE → MENQIYVLGIGPGSKEYMLPVVERLASESDVLIGGRRALELFSQLDKEELVIKADLERILNYIQDNYQQKQIAVLVSGDPGLYSMLNYLSKHFSKDQLKVIPGISSLQLGFAEAKLVWQDAEITSLHGRERSELLELVQKEDKVGFFTDHKFPPDEIAQYLLDNGVQDRKAFVGERLSYEDERIIDGDLEEIADSDNFDMSVMVVYSE
- the cbiD gene encoding cobalt-precorrin-5B (C(1))-methyltransferase CbiD translates to MFESYVKRNGEKLRRGYTTGTAAAGAAKAAAETLYSGQTLDVVKVDTPAEIVVDLEISGTEIKEESVSCTVLKDGGDDADITDGTEIVAEVTKLDSGIELKGGKGVGEVTKPGLAVEVGKPAINPVPREMIIDSVKEVLPPESGAKITIKVPEGEELAANTLNPRLGVEGGISILGTTGIVEPMSKKAYRESLVVTLDQALAEDNYELVFIFGNYGKQMAQSMGVSDNQWVKMSNFVGYMLERAAEREIERIILLGHVGKLIKVGAGIFDTHSSVADARLEIVAAYTASLGGSQQLIQKILAANTAEETIQILREVELAEDVFNLLAKRVVARAAEKVEYEIDFGAILFSMDQEVVGSYGVELKKGAEEWRIKSMC
- a CDS encoding PH domain-containing protein, yielding MGLFSGLMGNASEMDMEKLEKELAEILIKGEEIEQGYQLIRDYFVFTNKRLILVDKQGLTGAKKELHSIPYSSIRHFSIETARSFDRDSELKIWIASLQQPVIKEFSKKSSDILEVQKTLSKHALK
- a CDS encoding precorrin-8X methylmutase, which produces MEIIQNPEAIEDKSMNIIEEEVADLECSDQEKKIVKRVIHATADFDFKDLIIISEDAVEAGLQALESGSNIVTDVNMLRAGINDRKLGSFGGELKCFISNDDVAKEAKEKGITRSMMSMRRAAKNPDNKIFAIGNAPTALFELMKLIKAGKADPELIIGTPVGFVGAKESKAELEKMDLPFITVRGRKGGSSVAASITNALLYMK
- a CDS encoding AEC family transporter, producing MQFSIIINQILVLFIIIFIGYIIRKKEIINQEVSDGLTDLLMEVTLPALIISSMIIEINPRLVNNLQISFWVWGGLYLFIIGMISLLSHYLPFSQNQKSVFKFATIFGNVGYMGYPVIDAIYPEYGMLYAIIGNIFFNVLAWTYGIYLFTKKEDGDNKIQFEKLLNNGLIAIIIGFGFLLTGYQLPNPLTGALDRLGNMTFPLSMIVIGSSLTNIDFKTILYNKYLYLISGLKLIIIPLIIFLLLQPFTIPTKINNIVVILFAMPSAATTVVFAEKFGADYTLASEGVFVTTLFSLVTIPFFIYLITL
- the cbiT gene encoding precorrin-6Y C5,15-methyltransferase (decarboxylating) subunit CbiT, with product MSKWRFQTPGIPDDLFIRGDLPMTKEEVRAVTISKLRLKRDSVVWDIGAGTGSLSIEAGLIADQGSVWAVERESEGIELINQNCEEFGVENIEPINGEAPAALADLPAADRIIIGGSGGQLEEILAMVDKKMTAEGRVVLNAITLETLLAAKESLSKMDYSFNIVTVSITRTREIGNYHMLDAQNPIYIIAGERRR
- a CDS encoding alpha amylase N-terminal ig-like domain-containing protein, with amino-acid sequence MAESFEVTFTYKPVISVDSVNLIGDFNDWDLDRTPMADENGDGTYEVTLELEAGEYQYKFVVDDDKWQKPPEADYYVDDGFGEKNGVIIVGDEVPLRVSVKGNGVIDFETLRHNNSDVKFANPLSRDRISIRFQTRRNDVEEVTLCYNDGQKQRIQLENFATYEEFDFYKAIIDLENPYFEYYFEVKDGDKIIWYDKEGIKEADNGKLTDLTSFQYNLSEVDIFRTPGWVKDAIFYQIFPDRFYNGCKENDPEKIEVYKDEDTRCDAVIPDWEKGVPPNPPVLTEETEFYDNKNEIHPEAGYYVFYGGDLQGVEQKIPYLKRLGVNAVYLNPIFKGTANHRYNTAGYELVDDTLAIKGDLEASEEYVIKLIEKLHRYGFKVIFDAVFNHTGYEHWAFQDIIEHGKDSKYVDWYNIHSFPIVPLYKQNKENPPNYDCWWGFGHLPELNVKNPEVRDYIFQVTEKWMDPKGNGDLSAGIDGWRLDVPNEVKEVVPNFWQDWRESVMEINPEAYIVGEIWDNASDYLQGDEFDGVMNYRFRDAALRFLGLNEIKGDEFAAELSKMYFQYPEQANYSMLNLIDSHDTSRYLTVIDEDKERMKLTVLFQMTYLGAPMVYYGDEIGMKGEDGPDCRRTMIWKDRGYTKPDYDLFNHYQRLIKIRKQQPALRRGNIRGIDIAYDQVDGFKRSYGDQQLLVLLNAGKEMIDLEVEVDAADGKYRELYQNRIVSVDNGRLHLKLEGITGAIIKLS